The genomic DNA GAATGGGGGTGAAGCATCGCTGAAGTTCGGGCCAGAGGCCGTCGCTATAGCCGTTGGTACAAAGCAGAACGTGGCGCGCGTGTAGCGTGCCGGTAGACGTCTGCAACCGCCAGAGGCCGCCGTCACGGCGAAGGTTCTGAACCGGGGTTCCGGTGCGTATTACGGCCCCGGCGCTGCGCGCGGCGCGGGCCAACCCGCGTACGTAGCCAACCGGATTAATGGTGCCCGCGCGTGCATCATATAGCCCGCCATGCAGTGCCTGCGTGCCGATGCGTTCGGCCGCCTCATCGCGCGACAGCAGTTGCACCGGCGCGCCGAGGCGTTGCCATTCATCGGCTCGGGCGCGCAGGTCGGTCATGCCGCCGGAGGTGCGCGCGGCGTGGATCGTGCCAGCGCGGGTTGCTTCGCATTGCATCTGATGGCGTTGGATCAGGTCGAACACCATATCCGGTGCGTTGCCCAGCAGATGCACCAGACGGGACCCGATCGTATCGCCCAGCTTGGCACGACAGACCTGCGGCGGCAGCCATAGGCCGGCGTTCACCAGCCCGACATTGCGCCCCGATCCGCCATAACCGATCGCTTGTGCCTCCAGCACATGACAGGCCATTCCGGCCTCGGCGGCATGCAGGGCGGCGGACAGCCCGGTAAAGCCGCCGCCGACAATTGCCAGTTCTGTGGTGGTATCGCCATCAGGCTGGTCAAGGATATCGGGTTCCTTGGTGGAAGCGTTCCAAAGAGAGGGGGGCGCGGCGACGGTCAAGGCAGACGATCCTGTGTTGCGGGTTATATCGGGATGGTTGCACCAGATTTCGGGGCATGTCACGCTCTGTGAGTGTCAAAGGAGATGCCCATGCAAAAACTCAGGACAACCGCCGCAGAGATGGTTGAAGCCGCCCGCGCGCGGATTGACGAAATCGAGACAGATGACCTGATCGCGACACATGCGGCTGCGGATGTCGTGATCGTCGATATTCGCGATGTGCGTGAACGTCAGCGCAGCGGATATATCCCTGGCAGCGTCCATGCCCCGCGCGGAATGATCGAATTTTGGGTCGATCCGGACAGCCCGTATCACAAGGACGTCTTTGCCCAAGACGGTAAGCGGTATGTGTTCCACTGCGCCTCTGGCTGGCGGTCGGCGCTGACCGTGGCGATGTTGCAGGACATGGGCTTTGACGCGGCGCACCTGAAGGATGGGTTCTCTGGCTGGGTCAAGGATGGCGGTCCGGTCGAGACTGCGGACTGAACAGCGGCGTCAGACGCCTAGGAACCGTTTGAGCGCGTGCAATGTATCGCGTGGAGTCGTGTCGATGAAAAAATGTCCGCCGGGGATGGGGTTGGCTTGCATGTCGGTGCAATACTGCGACCACACCTGTGGCACGTCATAGGCGCGTGCCATGACCCCGTTCGCGCCATAGAGGATCAGCGCGGGGCAGGTGATTTGCGCCCCTAGATCGGCCGCATCATCGTCAAAATCATGCGTCAGCCCGGCCCGGTAATCGTTACATATGCCGCGGATCGTGTCCGGCTCGCGCCAAGCGGTGCGGTAGGCCGTCAGTTGGGCGGGGTCGAAATCGCTCAGGTTGGAGCCGCCCCAACCGAGCAGGCAGGCGTGGAAATAGGCGTCAGGGTCGTGCCCGATCATGGTTTCGGGAAAGGGCGCGGGCTGAGCCAGAAAGAACCAGTGATAATAAGCTGCGGCCACGTCGCGATGCAGGTCGGCCAGCAGGTGATGCGTCGGCACGATATCCATCAAGGCGATGCGCGTGACCGCCTCTGGCGTATCAAGGCAAAGCCGGTGCGCCACCCGTGCGCCCCGGTCATGGGCCGCCACGGCAAAGCTGTCATGCCCGAGATGCGCCATGAGGGCCCGTTGGTCCGCCGCCATGTGGCGAAAGCTGTAGTCGGACACGCCCTGCGGTTTATCACTGGCACCATAGCCGCGCAGATCGGGACAGATCACATGGTGCGTTTGCGCAAGGTCGGGCGCGATGCCGCTCCACATCGCGCGGGTCTGCGGAAAGCCGTGCAAGAGCAGCAGGGGTGGGCCGCTGCCGCCCGCGGAGTAGGCGATTCGCGTGCCGTTCAGGGTGACCGAGTGATCGGCGAAGCCGTTTATCATTGTAGGATTTAACCTCTCGGGTCATGTAAAATCAAACGGGTTAAGACGGCATTAACCAAGTAAGATGACTCTGTCCTGCAGGAGGTCCACAAGATGTTTCGAGTCTATCCGGCATTGTTGGCCGCAATGCTTGTACCCGCCGCCGCGTCAGCAGATTCAGTGGGCAACGCCTATGCGCTGTGCGGCGTATTCGATGGCACCGGGCTGCTGAGCGAACCCTGTAGCGTTTCCGGCTGGCATTCTGCCGTTGATGTCACGATGGACACATCCGCTGG from Roseovarius pelagicus includes the following:
- a CDS encoding alpha/beta fold hydrolase is translated as MINGFADHSVTLNGTRIAYSAGGSGPPLLLLHGFPQTRAMWSGIAPDLAQTHHVICPDLRGYGASDKPQGVSDYSFRHMAADQRALMAHLGHDSFAVAAHDRGARVAHRLCLDTPEAVTRIALMDIVPTHHLLADLHRDVAAAYYHWFFLAQPAPFPETMIGHDPDAYFHACLLGWGGSNLSDFDPAQLTAYRTAWREPDTIRGICNDYRAGLTHDFDDDAADLGAQITCPALILYGANGVMARAYDVPQVWSQYCTDMQANPIPGGHFFIDTTPRDTLHALKRFLGV
- a CDS encoding rhodanese-like domain-containing protein, with amino-acid sequence MQKLRTTAAEMVEAARARIDEIETDDLIATHAAADVVIVDIRDVRERQRSGYIPGSVHAPRGMIEFWVDPDSPYHKDVFAQDGKRYVFHCASGWRSALTVAMLQDMGFDAAHLKDGFSGWVKDGGPVETAD
- a CDS encoding NAD(P)/FAD-dependent oxidoreductase, with protein sequence MTVAAPPSLWNASTKEPDILDQPDGDTTTELAIVGGGFTGLSAALHAAEAGMACHVLEAQAIGYGGSGRNVGLVNAGLWLPPQVCRAKLGDTIGSRLVHLLGNAPDMVFDLIQRHQMQCEATRAGTIHAARTSGGMTDLRARADEWQRLGAPVQLLSRDEAAERIGTQALHGGLYDARAGTINPVGYVRGLARAARSAGAVIRTGTPVQNLRRDGGLWRLQTSTGTLHARHVLLCTNGYSDGLWPELQRCFTPIHYFQLTTAPMGSQAAHILPNGEGMWDTGTIMFSLRRDVEGRICVGSMGSVIGGAEGLSHRWATRQIRRLFPELGKVRFETAWHGRIAMTPDHLPRIYQLAENLYAPIGYNGRGIGPGTVFGAGLAAALTGGGPDALPVPPTSLQKVPLRKLKQAALEVAFTANQLFRSL